The following proteins come from a genomic window of Aequorivita marisscotiae:
- a CDS encoding NAD(P)-dependent alcohol dehydrogenase → MATSTKAYGVQSEKDNLKPMNIHRRDVGDNDVKLDITYCGVCHSDIHTARNEWGGSKYPVVPGHEIIGHVSEVGKNVKNIKQGDVVGVGCMVDSCQECNSCKNNLEQFCEKGATFTYNSKDKYLSGQQTYGGYSKSVVVDKEFILKIPTNLDEAGAAPLLCAGITTWSPLRHWNVKSGDKVGVIGLGGLGHMGVKFAHALGAHVVMITTSPSKAEDAKKLGAHEVLISKDEAEMAKHKNSFDFILNTIPVGHKMDPYISLLKIDATMVLVGAVEPLEPFHGGGIIGGRKRIAGSLIGGIQETQEMLDFCGKNNIVSDIELIDIENINQAYDRVVNADVKYRFVIDMSSL, encoded by the coding sequence ATGGCTACAAGCACAAAAGCATACGGTGTACAAAGTGAAAAGGACAACTTAAAACCAATGAATATACACCGAAGAGATGTTGGTGATAACGATGTTAAATTAGATATTACCTATTGTGGTGTTTGCCATAGCGATATTCATACTGCCAGAAATGAGTGGGGTGGATCAAAATATCCTGTGGTTCCGGGACACGAAATTATCGGGCACGTTAGTGAGGTGGGTAAAAATGTAAAAAATATAAAGCAAGGAGACGTAGTAGGCGTAGGATGTATGGTAGATTCCTGCCAAGAATGTAACTCCTGCAAAAATAATTTGGAACAATTTTGCGAAAAAGGCGCAACCTTTACATACAACAGTAAGGACAAGTATTTAAGTGGACAACAAACTTATGGTGGTTATTCTAAAAGTGTGGTTGTTGATAAAGAATTTATTTTAAAAATCCCTACTAACTTAGACGAAGCAGGAGCCGCGCCGTTGTTATGTGCTGGCATTACTACTTGGTCGCCTTTACGCCATTGGAATGTAAAAAGTGGCGATAAGGTTGGAGTAATAGGTTTAGGCGGATTGGGCCACATGGGGGTTAAATTTGCACATGCTTTGGGCGCTCATGTAGTAATGATAACTACTTCACCTTCTAAAGCAGAGGATGCGAAAAAACTAGGTGCTCACGAGGTACTCATCAGCAAAGACGAAGCTGAAATGGCAAAGCATAAAAACAGTTTCGACTTTATTCTAAACACCATACCCGTAGGCCATAAAATGGATCCGTACATAAGTCTCTTAAAAATTGATGCAACTATGGTACTCGTAGGGGCCGTAGAGCCATTAGAGCCATTTCATGGTGGCGGTATAATAGGAGGTCGTAAACGTATTGCAGGCTCACTAATTGGCGGTATTCAAGAAACCCAAGAAATGCTGGACTTCTGTGGTAAAAATAATATTGTTTCAGACATAGAACTTATTGATATTGAAAATATAAACCAAGCGTATGATCGTGTTGTTAATGCAGATGTAAAATATAGGTTTGTAATTGATATGAGCTCATTATAA